In the Lepidochelys kempii isolate rLepKem1 chromosome 3, rLepKem1.hap2, whole genome shotgun sequence genome, one interval contains:
- the LOC140908772 gene encoding uncharacterized protein, with product MAKSSARLQLELAKFQAEEKQREHERQIELMRLEKEVQEAAHKREMEARKHVEEMERIKAQQNIPTNPNNPSPGTTSHPRKFPTYKAGDDTEAFLENFERACLGYNISTDQYMVELRPQLSGPLAEVAAEMPREHMNKYELFKSKARVRMGITPEQSRRRFRALRWKPDMSFTRHAYHIVKHWDAWISGASVESPVNLPFLMQMEQFLEGVPEEIERYILDGKPKTVIEAGEIGARWVEVAEKKKTGRSWSGDQKGPPQTTPYYRGPPKGCHTSGTPNSNNLKFTPLALLQIPMN from the coding sequence atggccaaatcctcggctcgactacagctggaattagccaaatttcaggctgaggaaaaacaaagggaacatgaaagacagatagaactcatgcggctggagaaggaggtacaggaggctgcccacaagagggaaatggaggcgaggaagcatgtggaggagatggagagaataaaggcccagcagaacataccaacaaaccctaacaatccttctccaggtaccacttcccatcccagaaagttccccacctacaaggcaggtgatgataccgaggccttcttagaaaactttgaaagggcctgccttgggtacaacatctctactgaccaatacatggtagagctgaggccgcagctcagtggacccttagctgaggtggcagctgaaatgcctagagaacacatgaacaagtatgaactgtttaaatccaaggcgagagtcagaatggggataacacccgagcagtctcgtcggaggttccgagccctaaggtggaaaccagacatgtcatttacccgacatgcctaccacattgtgaaacattgggatgcctggatatcaggagcaagtgttgaatctccagtaaatttgcccttcctaatgcaaatggaacaattcttagagggtgttcctgaggaaatagaaagatacatcctagatgggaaacccaaaactgtaatcgaggcaggagagattggagccagatgggtggaggtggcagagaagaagaaaactggtcgcagttggagcggagaccagaagggaccaccccagaccacaccctattaccgggggccgcccaaa